The Paraburkholderia sabiae genome includes a region encoding these proteins:
- a CDS encoding LysR substrate-binding domain-containing protein encodes MDGAKGYRRLIPSLTALVEFEAVARLRSFTLAAAELGVTQAAVSRQVRLLEETLGVRLLDRLHRTTTLTGEGDALYKVVAEAMGKIAGVFDRLSTGIEDEELVLATTAAFSHFRLMSSLTRLKRVQPGLRIRLTTTMFMADLRHNEVDAAVRWGNGRWSDGTSHLLFGEQVFPVCSPGWKDEYGAPASLEELANMTLIAYDPTSEGWLTWEEWFRAVGAPPTRLKYGVRTCLYTDAVQAARLGQGVALGFGSLLHEHVASGELVRLTSASITLNDAYYLVVPHGKPMSPTIETLIEALRNSVGLS; translated from the coding sequence ATGGACGGCGCAAAAGGTTATCGGCGGCTGATACCCTCGCTCACGGCGCTAGTCGAATTCGAAGCAGTCGCGCGGTTGCGAAGCTTCACACTTGCCGCCGCCGAGCTTGGCGTGACGCAGGCCGCCGTCAGCCGGCAGGTCAGGTTGCTCGAAGAGACGCTCGGCGTCCGGCTACTCGACCGGCTGCATCGCACGACCACGCTGACGGGCGAGGGCGACGCGCTGTACAAGGTCGTCGCGGAAGCAATGGGGAAAATTGCGGGCGTGTTCGACCGCCTGTCGACGGGAATCGAGGACGAAGAACTCGTGCTCGCAACGACGGCTGCGTTCTCGCATTTCCGCCTGATGTCGAGTCTCACGCGGCTCAAGCGTGTGCAGCCTGGCCTGCGTATTCGCCTCACGACGACGATGTTCATGGCGGACCTGCGTCACAACGAAGTCGATGCGGCGGTTCGCTGGGGCAACGGCCGGTGGAGCGATGGAACATCGCATCTGCTGTTCGGCGAGCAGGTGTTTCCCGTGTGTTCGCCGGGCTGGAAAGACGAGTACGGTGCGCCTGCATCGCTGGAAGAACTCGCGAACATGACGCTGATCGCGTACGACCCGACGTCGGAAGGCTGGCTGACCTGGGAAGAATGGTTCCGCGCCGTGGGCGCGCCTCCAACCCGGCTCAAATACGGTGTGCGTACGTGTCTCTATACGGATGCCGTCCAGGCGGCCCGGCTCGGACAGGGCGTTGCGCTGGGCTTTGGCAGTCTGCTGCACGAACACGTCGCATCGGGCGAACTCGTACGTCTGACGAGCGCGTCCATCACGCTGAACGACGCCTACTATCTGGTCGTGCCGCACGGCAAACCGATGTCGCCGACAATCGAAACGCTGATCGAAGCGTTAAGGAATTCAGTCGGGCTGTCCTGA
- a CDS encoding glycine betaine ABC transporter substrate-binding protein: MKSTFLGAALVAIGIFCGSSQANAAACGNVTIASMNWQSAELEAAVDKVILQEGYGCSVNSVVGDTVPTITSMVDKGKPDIVPEGAIDLLPAVAKQGIDSKKIVLAGHVIQEGAVYGWYIPKYVADAHPEIKTISDALKHPELFPDPENPGKGAVYNGPQGWGITVNTAQLYKAFGAEQKGFRLVDTGSAAGLDGSLVKAYERKQGWLGVYWAPTSLLGKYKMVRLSEGVPIDQAEWKRCTTVASCPDPKPTGWPGSRLLTLVSKPFADRASPDVMKYLDTRTFTTADVQQVMAWMTDNQATGEDAAKHFLKEKPQIWTKWVTPAAAEKIKASL; encoded by the coding sequence ATGAAATCGACATTTCTAGGGGCGGCGCTCGTCGCTATCGGGATTTTCTGCGGAAGCTCACAAGCCAACGCTGCCGCTTGCGGAAACGTGACGATCGCAAGCATGAACTGGCAGAGCGCGGAACTCGAAGCGGCTGTCGACAAGGTCATTCTTCAGGAAGGCTACGGCTGTTCGGTGAATAGCGTCGTCGGCGATACCGTGCCGACCATCACGTCGATGGTCGACAAAGGCAAGCCGGATATCGTGCCGGAGGGCGCAATCGATTTGCTGCCTGCCGTTGCCAAGCAGGGCATCGATTCGAAGAAGATCGTTCTGGCGGGCCACGTCATTCAGGAAGGCGCCGTCTACGGCTGGTACATCCCGAAGTACGTCGCGGACGCGCATCCCGAGATCAAGACGATTTCCGATGCGCTGAAGCATCCCGAGCTTTTCCCGGATCCGGAAAATCCCGGCAAAGGCGCGGTCTACAACGGACCTCAGGGCTGGGGCATCACTGTCAATACAGCGCAGTTGTACAAGGCGTTTGGCGCAGAACAGAAAGGCTTCCGGCTCGTCGATACGGGTTCTGCCGCCGGTCTGGATGGCTCGCTCGTAAAAGCGTATGAACGCAAACAGGGCTGGCTCGGTGTGTACTGGGCGCCGACGTCGCTGCTCGGCAAATACAAAATGGTCAGGCTGAGCGAGGGTGTGCCCATCGATCAGGCCGAGTGGAAGCGTTGCACGACGGTGGCAAGCTGTCCCGACCCGAAACCGACCGGCTGGCCGGGAAGCCGTCTGCTCACGCTGGTCTCGAAGCCGTTCGCCGACAGGGCAAGTCCTGATGTCATGAAGTATCTGGATACGCGTACTTTTACGACAGCCGATGTTCAGCAAGTCATGGCATGGATGACCGATAATCAGGCGACGGGCGAGGACGCCGCGAAGCACTTTCTGAAAGAGAAGCCGCAAATCTGGACGAAGTGGGTGACGCCGGCCGCCGCGGAAAAGATCAAGGCGTCGCTATAA
- a CDS encoding quaternary amine ABC transporter ATP-binding protein: protein MADIQSGGIRIQHLYKIFGPKAASYVEAVKNGLSKAELLKETGHVLGLRDINLDIPAGSIQVIMGLSGSGKSTLIRHINRLIDPTAGEVLIGGVDVCKMGFRGLREFRRRQTAMVFQKFALLPHRNVLDNVIYGLEICGVKRHAAVETAMRWIERVGLKGFEQRFPNQLSGGMQQRVGLARALAMDAPVLLMDEAYSALDPLIRMDMQTVLLDLQKEIRKTIVFITHDLDEALRLGDQIAILRDGCIVQQGTKQDIVLRPADEYVTNFVKQVNRGRVVCVESVMTPLRAGVASAGNHVVAGTTIEEAISMLTHNPAIEQLTVVGAEKQPLGSVSLRQLACALITSDERCDAIRVPAEARIRTEALPGVSLTPLER, encoded by the coding sequence ATGGCTGACATTCAATCCGGCGGCATCCGCATCCAGCATCTGTACAAGATCTTCGGACCCAAGGCCGCATCCTATGTCGAAGCCGTCAAGAACGGTTTGTCGAAAGCCGAGTTGCTGAAAGAGACCGGTCATGTCCTTGGACTGCGAGACATCAACCTGGATATTCCGGCCGGCTCCATTCAGGTGATCATGGGCCTCTCGGGGTCGGGCAAGTCGACGCTCATCCGGCACATCAATCGCCTGATCGATCCGACTGCCGGGGAAGTGCTGATTGGCGGCGTCGATGTCTGCAAGATGGGCTTTCGCGGATTGCGCGAATTCCGCCGACGCCAGACCGCGATGGTATTCCAGAAGTTCGCGCTGCTCCCGCATCGCAATGTGCTCGACAACGTGATTTACGGCCTCGAAATCTGCGGCGTGAAGCGCCATGCCGCCGTTGAGACAGCGATGCGCTGGATCGAACGCGTCGGCCTCAAGGGCTTCGAGCAGCGCTTTCCGAATCAGCTGTCGGGCGGCATGCAGCAGCGCGTCGGTCTCGCGCGGGCACTTGCGATGGATGCGCCCGTTCTGCTGATGGACGAAGCGTATTCCGCGCTCGATCCGCTGATCCGCATGGACATGCAGACCGTGCTGCTGGATCTTCAGAAGGAAATCAGGAAGACGATCGTCTTCATCACGCACGACCTCGACGAAGCGCTCCGCCTTGGCGATCAGATCGCGATCCTGCGCGACGGCTGCATCGTGCAGCAAGGCACGAAGCAGGACATCGTACTGCGGCCCGCCGACGAGTACGTCACGAACTTCGTGAAGCAGGTGAATCGTGGGCGGGTCGTCTGTGTCGAGTCGGTGATGACGCCGTTGCGCGCAGGCGTGGCATCGGCAGGAAATCATGTTGTGGCCGGCACGACGATCGAGGAAGCGATTTCGATGCTGACGCACAACCCTGCAATCGAGCAACTCACTGTCGTCGGCGCGGAAAAGCAGCCGCTCGGCAGCGTGAGCCTACGTCAGCTGGCGTGTGCGCTGATTACCTCGGACGAGCGGTGTGACGCGATTCGTGTACCGGCCGAAGCACGCATCCGCACCGAAGCGCTTCCCGGTGTATCGCTAACGCCGCTCGAAAGATAA
- a CDS encoding ABC transporter permease, whose product MDWINKFPHMQDEALLHMKRSIDDGFRAFTAAYGDPIDSFFHPLQEFLMAAERFMTQTPWPVIMLLVLVIAWGASRNWKVVLGCFVTLTLIGYLDMWQDTMRTVSMIFVCTFLSIVIGLPIGILMAKSDRIRKLVDPILDVMQTMPSFVYLIPVVMLLGIGRVPGLIAVVIYAIPPMIRLTSLGIRLVDRDILEAADAFGSSGWQRLLKVQLPLALPTIMAGVNQTIMMALAMVVVAAMIGVQGLGQPVLKAIANQYFTLGIFNGLAIVGIAVIFDRVSQAYGKRLQKHQEVVHG is encoded by the coding sequence ATGGACTGGATAAACAAATTCCCGCATATGCAGGACGAGGCGCTTCTGCATATGAAGCGTTCGATCGATGACGGCTTCCGTGCATTCACGGCGGCATACGGTGACCCCATCGACAGCTTCTTCCATCCGCTGCAGGAGTTCCTGATGGCGGCAGAGAGGTTCATGACGCAAACGCCGTGGCCCGTAATCATGCTGCTCGTGCTGGTCATCGCCTGGGGTGCCAGCAGAAACTGGAAGGTGGTGCTCGGCTGCTTCGTCACGCTCACGCTGATCGGCTACCTCGACATGTGGCAGGACACGATGCGCACTGTGTCGATGATTTTCGTGTGCACGTTCCTGTCGATTGTCATCGGCTTGCCGATCGGCATTCTGATGGCGAAGTCGGACCGCATACGCAAACTGGTGGACCCGATCCTCGACGTGATGCAAACCATGCCGAGCTTCGTTTATCTGATTCCCGTCGTGATGCTGCTCGGTATCGGACGTGTGCCTGGCCTGATTGCCGTCGTCATCTACGCGATTCCGCCGATGATCCGGCTCACCAGTCTCGGCATCCGGCTGGTCGACCGCGACATTCTCGAAGCCGCCGACGCATTCGGTTCGTCGGGCTGGCAACGGTTGCTGAAGGTTCAGTTGCCGCTGGCGCTGCCGACCATCATGGCGGGTGTCAATCAGACCATCATGATGGCGCTGGCGATGGTCGTCGTCGCAGCGATGATCGGCGTTCAGGGACTGGGGCAGCCGGTTCTGAAAGCCATCGCGAACCAGTACTTCACACTCGGTATCTTCAACGGACTTGCTATCGTGGGTATCGCGGTGATCTTCGACCGCGTGAGTCAGGCATATGGCAAGCGGCTCCAAAAGCATCAGGAGGTGGTCCATGGCTGA
- a CDS encoding NAD(P)/FAD-dependent oxidoreductase, translated as MLPPRMPRPPLNRAVNADIVVIGGGFAGLSAARRLSQLDPRLKVVILEAGEIAEGATGRNSGFIIDLPHEVSSEDYGGSDTNERRHDIKVHRIAIALAQDLANEKGWGKDVFDPCGKYNVALGLQGDEHVSSYAKQLDKVNEPYRLLDANEIAAVTGTKSFTSAIFTPGTVIIQPAAYIRGLADSFDDPVKLYENTPALSFERQGASWLIKTPKGSVNAGKIILANNGQAQSFGLFLGQLLHVYTYASMTEAFDPKRLGGQRSWAATPAFPMGTTVRRVEGDKGDRILIRSRYTYNPRMQVSKSAIARAGRVHDRKFETRFPMLKGMPMEYRWAGAMALTWNGVPAFGEIEPGVFAAIACNGVGATKATASGIAAAEAAFGQDSWLVQVFRGFAAPKRLPPQPFLTIGATANLSMKEWSAGAE; from the coding sequence ATGCTGCCGCCCAGGATGCCGCGCCCGCCGCTCAATCGCGCAGTGAATGCCGACATCGTGGTGATTGGCGGAGGCTTTGCGGGGCTGTCGGCGGCAAGGCGTCTCTCGCAACTCGACCCGCGTCTCAAAGTCGTCATTCTGGAAGCGGGAGAAATCGCGGAGGGCGCGACAGGGCGCAATTCCGGTTTCATCATCGACCTGCCTCACGAAGTTTCGTCCGAAGACTACGGCGGGTCCGATACCAACGAGCGACGCCACGATATCAAGGTCCATCGCATCGCAATTGCTCTCGCGCAGGATCTGGCCAACGAAAAGGGCTGGGGCAAAGACGTTTTCGATCCTTGCGGCAAATACAACGTCGCGTTGGGGCTGCAAGGCGACGAGCACGTCTCGTCTTACGCGAAGCAACTGGACAAGGTGAACGAACCGTACAGGCTTCTCGATGCGAACGAGATTGCCGCTGTGACGGGAACGAAGTCGTTCACGTCGGCGATTTTCACGCCAGGGACCGTCATCATTCAGCCCGCCGCTTACATCAGGGGACTGGCCGACTCGTTCGATGACCCTGTGAAGCTTTACGAGAACACACCTGCTCTGTCGTTCGAACGACAGGGCGCGTCGTGGCTGATCAAGACGCCCAAAGGGTCTGTCAATGCCGGGAAAATCATCCTCGCGAACAACGGACAGGCGCAGAGCTTCGGACTCTTCCTTGGACAGCTTCTGCACGTCTATACCTACGCGTCGATGACGGAAGCGTTCGATCCGAAACGGCTCGGTGGTCAGCGTTCATGGGCGGCCACGCCTGCATTCCCGATGGGAACGACTGTGCGTCGCGTCGAAGGCGACAAGGGCGACCGTATTCTGATTCGCTCGCGATACACCTACAACCCTCGCATGCAGGTGAGCAAAAGCGCAATTGCACGCGCCGGCCGCGTGCACGACCGCAAGTTCGAGACGCGTTTCCCCATGCTGAAAGGCATGCCGATGGAATACCGATGGGCGGGTGCGATGGCACTGACCTGGAACGGCGTCCCGGCTTTCGGCGAGATCGAGCCCGGTGTCTTTGCCGCAATCGCTTGCAATGGAGTGGGTGCGACGAAAGCGACCGCGTCGGGAATCGCTGCCGCCGAGGCCGCGTTCGGTCAGGATTCGTGGCTCGTTCAGGTCTTCCGGGGTTTTGCAGCACCGAAGCGGCTGCCGCCGCAACCTTTCCTGACGATAGGCGCAACGGCGAATCTCAGCATGAAGGAATGGTCGGCCGGAGCGGAGTAA
- a CDS encoding dihydrodipicolinate synthase family protein: MKDFSFTGINLAISTPFNNDGKPDHARLEQLIERYLAAGIRGFVLSSGTGMHVYLSQEESKALVAFGAKVIDGRARIIAQTSALLVDDVVERTRHAADCGAGAVMVLPPFFEGPTDDDGVFDFYAAVARAGLPVIGYNVPQAVGVEITPLLLRRLCEIPEFLAVKDSSGDLSKQAALVRTGLPVMNGADPLMPYAMYAGVRGLIWGGANFAPKTCTQFVTAAQEHRWDDARELWRLLEPAMSLIWEGDYVQSVYAAAEMTGYGAGNPRRPLARLSARKADALRSALGELVEREKLAV; the protein is encoded by the coding sequence ATGAAAGATTTCTCCTTTACTGGCATCAATCTGGCGATTAGTACTCCTTTTAATAACGATGGAAAACCGGATCACGCGCGACTCGAACAGCTCATCGAACGATATCTCGCGGCGGGCATACGCGGTTTCGTGCTCAGCTCGGGCACGGGCATGCACGTGTATCTGTCGCAGGAAGAATCGAAAGCGCTGGTCGCGTTCGGCGCGAAGGTGATCGACGGGCGGGCACGCATCATCGCGCAGACCTCCGCGCTGCTCGTCGATGACGTGGTGGAGCGCACGCGTCATGCAGCCGATTGCGGTGCTGGCGCGGTGATGGTGCTGCCGCCGTTCTTCGAAGGACCGACGGACGACGACGGTGTATTCGATTTCTATGCCGCCGTCGCGCGTGCCGGCCTGCCTGTCATCGGCTACAACGTGCCGCAGGCCGTTGGCGTGGAAATCACGCCGTTGCTCCTGCGCCGTCTCTGCGAGATTCCCGAATTCCTCGCGGTGAAGGACAGCAGCGGAGATTTGAGCAAACAGGCAGCGCTCGTTCGCACAGGGCTTCCGGTGATGAACGGCGCGGACCCGCTCATGCCGTACGCAATGTATGCGGGCGTGCGCGGGCTCATCTGGGGCGGCGCGAACTTTGCCCCGAAGACGTGCACGCAGTTCGTCACGGCAGCCCAGGAACATCGCTGGGACGATGCGAGAGAACTCTGGCGACTCCTGGAGCCTGCCATGTCGCTGATCTGGGAAGGCGACTACGTGCAGTCCGTCTATGCCGCCGCGGAAATGACGGGTTATGGAGCGGGAAATCCGCGTCGTCCGCTCGCACGGCTTTCCGCAAGGAAGGCCGACGCCCTGCGCAGCGCGCTCGGCGAACTGGTCGAGCGCGAAAAGCTTGCCGTTTAA